In the Clostridium gelidum genome, TGCCTAAAGATTAATTTCATTTAGAAATAGGGTATCAACTTTAGTTTTTTCAAACTAAAGTTGATACCCTATTTTCTGATAAATATCTTTTTCTTCACATGATTAATCCATTAATTCATTTATTAATGTGTCTCCAAAATTCTTAATCTTATCATTATCAAAATATTGATAATAATGACACAGTATTTTACCATTATATAATTTTCTGTTTTTAGTTGACTTTACTCCAAATACTTTTTCAAAATTCTCAAGTGAAGTTAATACATTGAAATCCCAACTTTCTAACTTTGTCTTTACCTTCCCCATATGTCTATAAAGAATATCTAATATTTCTTCTTCTCCAAGTCTTTCTCCATATGGAGGATTAGAAATTATAAATCCATGTTTTCTAGAAGTAGAAAAATCAAAGAAATCTCTTTTTTGAAATTCTATATATTTCTTTACTCCAGCCCTTTCAGCATTTGACATAGCAAATTTAATAACATTATAATCTATATCATATCCTATTATTTTTAAATCTTTATCTTTTTGAGATTTTTTAGCGCCTTCTCTAACAGAATTGAAATCATCTTCATTCATAGATGGCCATGTTTCACATATAAAACTTCTATTTACTCCTGGTGCAATGTTTTGAGCTATCATAGCAGCTTCAATTAATATTGTTCCTGATCCACAAAATGGATCTATGAGTTCAAAATCATCTCTCCATCT is a window encoding:
- a CDS encoding THUMP domain-containing class I SAM-dependent RNA methyltransferase, whose product is MYDLIATSTFGIESITAKELRTLGYENLKIENGKVTFEGDEMDIAIANIHLRTADRVLIKMAEFEAKSFEELFQGTKKVDWSKLIPKDGVMHVVGKSIKSTLHSVPDCQSIVKKAVITSMSESYKIEQFSESGPVYKIEVAILKDIVTLTIDTTGPGLHKRGYRVLSGIAPIKETLAASMVLLSRWRDDFELIDPFCGSGTILIEAAMIAQNIAPGVNRSFICETWPSMNEDDFNSVREGAKKSQKDKDLKIIGYDIDYNVIKFAMSNAERAGVKKYIEFQKRDFFDFSTSRKHGFIISNPPYGERLGEEEILDILYRHMGKVKTKLESWDFNVLTSLENFEKVFGVKSTKNRKLYNGKILCHYYQYFDNDKIKNFGDTLINELMD